The genome window CCTACAACACATCTGTTGTCGTTGTCAACTGTGGCTCCAACTGCAATGACATTATCAAAATCACCTGCATATCGGGCAGGATAATAAACTTGGGGTTGATTATTATTTTGAGAAATTGAAACCAGAATGACTTCCTCTGACTCTAAATATTGTACCCCTTGCAACAAGGTTTCTTGACCGGGGTCAGAAAACCAACCAGCACTATAATTTACTATATACCTTTTATTTGGATTTTCAGAAGCTTTCTGTTTGATGTCAAGTGATGCATTTTTAAAATCTTCTCTTCTTGTGGGACTTCCACCTAATACTCTGTTATGTAGTGCACTGACCCGGGGTGCTATGCCCGCAATACCTTCTTCGTTATTTTTTTCAGCAAAGATAACCCCACTGACCCACGTTCCATGCCCACTGGTTCCACCTGGAAAGCCGTCCCTGACATTATCAGGATCTCCGCCCCACATTGAAGTATAGTTTTTACCAAGCATATGTCTGTTCTCATCATCCATTTCTGGATGATGCAATTCCATGGGGCTGGTAGTAGTATCCAGGTCTATCCCCCGATCAAACATCGAGATAACGATATCAGAACTGCCTTCAGTTATCTTCCAGGCACGTAAAATATTTATATCTGCTCCGGCAACTGCGGAATCACCGGCCCCATCGTTGTATAAATTCCATTGTTCATCAAAAAATGGATCATTTGGAATATTTTGTGGAGATTGAGCTTTAAGTTGACTGCTCTCCCATATTCCGAAACTAATCGTTAAGACAAGGATGATGGTAAAGTATTTAATTTTCATGACGGTACAGGTTTATATTTCTGATTATGGTATTTGAAGCCAAAATTACCGGCCTGCTGTTACCATGTCATATTAATAATGACATAATTATCACCCTTTGGATATATGATGCATAATATTTTCACATTTTTTACGTACTTAGTAAGATTCTCACTGCTGCATCATCCTTTCCAAGGTCTCAAGTCTTGCCTCTAATTCCTCAATTTGCTCTTGCTGTTCCTGTAATCCGGCTACAAGTACCGGAATTAGTCCTATATAGTTGATCCCCATTGTTGTGACTGTATCAGGTGACCCATTCTGTGTTTCCTCTGCATCGTTCATATCTTCCAACAAATGCGTTATTTCATGAACCAGATAGGGAAAGATATTTTCAACATCCTGAGCCAGTAACCCCAAATATTCTCCTTCTGCGGTAAGCGTACCCGGGTATCCATCACTACGAAGTTGTGATTCAGTTAAAGACTCATATCGCTTCGGTTGCAATTTCATAATCAGCGAAAGTATCTTCTCTTCACTGAGATCACGAATATTCGTCTTTAATCTGGCGTCTGATTGTTCGACAATGCCACCACTTACATACAAACCACCGGTGAAATATCCCCCATAACTGCTGGATCCAATGCCTTGTCCCCGTACTCCATAGGTAGCCATACTACCGTTTAAAGCATATCCATCCACACCAATGGAAACAGCTGCATCTTCAACCCTGCCAGTTACTCCATATGCCACATTAGGAGTATTCCCTGCAAATCCGTATATGGCTCTTCGAGTGTAATCCTGACACTGAGCTGAAGTCAAGCATTCTACCCTCAGTTTCTGTGTACTGTTAATCGCCTCATCTCCTATGGTAACATTGCCGTTTGAGCCCAAGGTTATCTGTGCTTTTACCGGCTGAATGTTAATCAGTACGACAAACAGAACAACTGAAATAAATAAAAGTCCTGCTTTTACGTGAGTGAGTGAGTGAGTGAGTAGTTTTTCTCATGATATATCTCCTGATTCATTGGAAGTTATTAAAAAACTGCTCTATAGACTTAGCAATTTTTTATGCTTTAACAAACATGCTCTCTTATTTAAATAAAATAAAGCTGCAACAAAATTCAATTTTTTTCTATAAAAAAAACCGAACAATACTTAATATATGTAAAAAGCAGTGCGGGTTCAGATGAGAGGGCAAGTAATGCAGCTATGCCCGGCAAGGAAGACGGAGGGCTTTGGGACAGCTATGGACAATGACCAGTAAAATGCCGGTGCACAGAAGTTGTCACTACCAAGCGGATGCGCCCTTCCGGGCGCACCATAAAAAAAAGGGCAATACCGGTATGGATATTGCCCTTTGGCGGAGAGAGTGGGATTCGAACCCACGGAGCCCCGTGAGGGGCTCAACACCTTAGCAGGGTGCCGCTTTCGACCACTCAGCCATCTCTCCGTGCTTGAGTGTGATGATTCGGTCAGTAAAACTCAGAACTAAAAGATAATCTTTTTCACAGGTGATATCAATGCCGGAAGATCATCTTCAAAAAGAAATGTGTAATAGCGGGGCGGGTACAATCAGTCAAATTTGTAACGGGTCATTCATCATTGTCATCGACAGAATCCGTTTTTCCAATCTTCTTCCCGGAAATGACATCACCGTTGTCGGCTTCATCCTCAATAACATAAATCTGAGCCAGGTTCCGGCCTTCCTGGGCGTAATCCATTCCGTATCCCAGCACAAAAAGTGTAGGGATCTGAAATCCGACATAATCCACACTTACATAATGTTTGGTGGCATCCGGCTTGTGCAGGAGCGTGACTACACTTACTGATGCCGGATCCTTCTCTTTTATCCGGTCAACCATATATTTCATGGACAAACCGGTATCTACAATATCCTCGATTAAAATAATATGACGGCCGGCAACATCAGCATCCAGATCCTTTCTTTCGGTAACGTGTCCGGATGATACTTTTTCGTCGCCGTAACTGCTCAGTTTGAAAAAGTCGACCTCGCAGGGAATGCTGACATGACGCATCAGATCCGCAAGAAAAATGAAGGCACCGTTCAAAATACCGATGAAAATAGGCTTTTTATCTTTATAATCGCGGTTCAGCTGCTCGCCGAGTTCGGCTATACGCTCGTCCAGCTGCTTTTTTGTGATATAAAGCCTGAAGAGGGATCCGTTACAGACAACACTTTCTGGTTCGTAAAAAGTCATGTAATAGGTTACGTTTTTTGAATAAAAAGAACACGCTGCTCTTCCGAATTGCATCGGGCATGCTCAGCAATAGTGCCAATTTCACCTTTTCGCAGAGAATGTGGAAATATAACGGCAAAGATACTTCCGTCAAAAGACGCAAGCACCATAGTTTGTTTTTTTTGACCCGAGGCGATTTTTCTGTTTGCAAGATGATCAGCTACCGTCTGACTGCCGGCCATACCAAAAGGAATGAACCGGTCCCCGTTTTGCCAGTACCGTAATATCAGCTGATCCGGCAGCACATCTCTCCGGAGCTGCAATGTATTTTCCGGAATTTCCGGATTAAAACCAGCTTCAGAGAATTGCACCCCCCTGATAGTTACCGGCCGTTTGCCAAGTCCGGATATGTTCAGTGTTACCGGCAGTGGTTCCTGATCTTCCGGTTCGTCTGTATGCTGCAATTCCTGTTTGATTACAAAATGGTCGCGATCCCGAATGATGGAAATGGTCCGGCCTACGGAAACAACCTGTCCGGTTTCGATATGCTCAAGGTCTGCGAGCCGGAGAACATCGCCCCTGGTCCATTCTGCAAAGCCTGACTGGCTTCTGACCCAGTTTCTGGCAACCGCAGTTCGCAGTCTTTCAGGAAGAGAGAGCCAGGCTGCACGGTCCATGGCTTTGGGACCGGGTGAACTGCGCACATTCCCGACGCTTTCCGATGAATCCTCCGGGCGCAGAACTGTCACCTTTTCAGTAAGAAAATCCAGCATTTCCTGATGCAGACCGGCGAATTCGGGAACACGAATCAGATTGTCCTGCCAACCCGGGAACAGATTCAGCAGCTTCGGGAACACCTGGTTGCGCAGCATGTTCCGGGCATAATCCGATTCAAGATTGGAGCGGTCGGTCCTGTAAGGTATGTTCCTGTTTGCGGCATAGTCCAGAATCTGCTTCCTGGTTACATCGATCATCGGACGTACCCACGGATCATCCCGGGTTTTGATGCCTGTCCAGTTTTCAACCGCAGCCCCTCTCATGATTTTTTGGAAAATGGTTTCCAGCTGGTCGTCACGGTGATGACCGGTCGCAATGAACGTTGCAGAATGCTTTTGGCGGACGGATTCCAGAAACTCCCTCCGCAATTTTCTGGCTGAATCCTGGAAATTGCCGCGATTCATGCTTTCGCTCAGGGATTCATGTGACCCTGCTACCATGCCTGGCAGAGCATCCTCCGCACTTCCCGCTTCAATGCCTGTCCTTTCCGGGTTTTCAATATCCAGGACTTCAAGCACGATCCCCTTTTTACTGCAATAATCACGGACCAGGCGTTCGTCTTCAGCAGATGCCTCTCCGCGCTTTCTGAAATTTACATGTGCGGCAATGACATGAAATCCGGCAATTTCGTGGAGTATGTGCAGAAGCACCATGGAGTCGCTGCCACCGCTGACAGAAACTATCCAGCTGTCCTTATTATCGTCCAGCCCTTGCTGCTCAATATTTTGCAGAACCAAATCACCGGGATCGGTTTTTTCAGTTTGTGACATCAAAACGGACCTGTTCATGGGTAAACGACTTGAGATCATCGTTGGCATCGAGAACCAAAAGATGACCGTATTCATTGACACCGAGCACCTTAACAGGGGTGTCGCCCCTTTTGCCATCCACTTCTATGGAAACCCATTTGCCATATCCGTCGATACACCGATTGATATCTCTGATAAGGTCGAGGTCACCATCCCGGGTTCTCTCAAGCAGGGGTTCAAGTTTATTCAGAAGGACAGCGAGAAAAAGAGCCCTGTCAAGTGGTTGTCCGCCCGTAAACTGTGCCACCGAGGCAGCAGTGTCCTGGAGATGCTCCGGGAAGGTGGTTTGGTTGATGTTGACACCAAGGCCCAGCAGCATCCGGTCGATTTGTTTTCCGTTATAGCGGCATTCTGTGAGCACCCCGCCTGCCTTCCGGCCTGAAATACACAGATCATTGGGCCATTTAATCCGGCTGTCACATGAAGCCATGGTATCAACGGTCTGCTTAAGGCCATACATAAGAGCAAGAGAAAAAAGCTGCAGCCCCTGAACCTCTCCGGGCATGAGGACAATAGTGAATGTCAGGTTTTCACCCTCTGTACTGCTCCACCGGCGACCGTACTGTCCCTTTCCGTCATACTGCTCATCTGCAAGACATACCAGACCATGTGACAGACGCCGGGCTGGCATGTCATGAAGATACCTGTTGGTCGAATCGATTGACCTGATATACCAGAATCGTCTTCCGAGCCAACCGGTCTTCAGCAGTTTGTGAAAAGATGCGGGATCGAACAAAGGAGGAGAATTGAATTCCGGTAACTACCGATAAAGATAAAAAAAAAGGCCTCATATCAGAGACCTTTGTGGTGACAACGAAAAAAATATTGTTGGTCAGAACTAGCTGTCAGCTGCCGATCACCAGGATGGAATCTTCGGTTCCGTACGGGTTGGTGGCATATCCATCGGCAGAGTCGTCATTGGCCCAGCGCTCTCCGTCAAGAAGGTAACGGAAGCGGTATTCGCTTTGAGGAGAAAGTCTCAGGGTGGTTTCCCATGAACCGTTCTTTTGCTCAAGCTTGTTGGCTTCGGTATCCCATTCATTGAAGTCGCCGACTACGGCTACTTCTTTTTCAGCCCAATCTTCGGGCACACGGAAAGTAACTTTGCATATCGTACGTTTGGGGGTAAATTTTTTTTCAATCATATCGGCTTGTAATTTGGTTGGGGTTAACGCAACGGGAATATATCATTATATTCTTCAACAATAAACACTCAATGCTTAAATATTTAATAATTAATGTGATTTAACATTAATTTATTTAGTATTCGTTGCGAAAAAAAGAACCCGGTCATCTGTATGCAAGCGCTTTGTGCATAATCAATTTAAGCGGATGGGTTAAAAAAAGGAAAAACGTTCAGATTTTTTCACTCTATTTTTTAGAGCAAACAGCATTACCCTCTTGCCGCGCTTGCCCTTTCTTCCCTGAGTTTGACCTCATAAGCACTCTGCCACTCTTCTTTCAGCTTTTTTATCTCTTTTATCGATACCGAAGCCAGTACTTGCCGGGCTAATTCTCCCATTTCCCTGATGGTATGCAGCCGGATAGCCTGCTTGACCCGCGGTATCAGGCGGGGCGTCATGCTAAGTTCATTTACACCAAGGCCTACCAGGACCATTGCTGCGAACGGATCCGAAGCCAGCTCGCCGCATACCGCTACGGGGACATCACGTTCATCACCTGCTTCAACAGTCATGGATATGAATGCAAGAACGGCAGGATGCATCGGCTGGTACAGGTCGGAAATCAGATGATTTCCGCGATCTACGGCCAGAGTGTATTGGGTAAGATCGTTCGTACCGATACTGAAAAAGTCCACTTCTTTCGCAAAATGTTTCACTTGCAGTGCAACACTTGGCACCTCCACCATCACGCCCAGTTTAATGTTCTTGTCAATCGGGGTGCCTTTTTCTGCCAGTTGTTTCTGGACCGACTCCAATTCCGTTTTCACTTCACGCAGTTCATCCATGTTGGAAATCATGGGAACCAGTATTCTGGTCCGGCCGGGCTGCTGTCCCGCCACCCGGCAAATCGCTTTCAGCTGACTTCTGAGCAATTCCCTGCGATCCAGGAGAATTCTTACCCCGCGCCATCCGAGAAACGGATTGGCCTCCCGTGTCTTGAGGTCCAGCAGCTTATCCCCGCCCACATCCAGCAGCCGGATAGTCACCAGAGCACTTCCGCTGCCGGAATATGCCGTCTGGCAAAACTGCTCCTGCCTCTTGCCGTCCATGGAAATGGGACCCGCATTCATCAGCAGCGTGTCTGTCCGCAGCAACCCGATGCCATCAGCACGGTATTTTTCTATGTTCAGGACTTCATCTTCAAAGTCAATATTGGCCTGCAGGCTGATTTTTTTGCCACAAAGCGTTTCAGCGGGTTTATCGATCACAGACCGGAGCAGTTTTTCCTCTTCCTTGTGCCTTTTTATCGCGCGTCTGTAAGAGCCCGAGGTGCTGTCATCCGGCCGGAGAATAACCTCCTGGCCATATCCGTCAAGAATAACGGTATCACCGTCGCCGGCCTCACGAGTGGCTGACTTGGTATCAATCACCATCGGGATGCCCATGGCATTGGCAATAATGGACGCGTGGGATGTCAGTCCGCCATAGTTGCAAATGATACCCCGAACGCCATTCCTTGCAAAGGTAACAACCTCAAGCGGGCTCACATCATCCGTCACAATAATGGCGTCTTTGCCAAAATTGGCAATAACCGCAAGCTGCTGGATATTGTTGATCAGGCGGTCGCGAACGTCCCTGAGGTCAGAGAGCCTGGAAACCAGAAATGTTTTTTCGGATGACTTGATCAGATCGATATAGTACTGGAATGCATCATAGACAGCCTTTTCAGCGCGAATATGCTTTCCTTCGATGTGGCTCTGAACCATCTGGTCCAGCTCCGGGTCATTCAGAATTTCGAGCTGCGCGCTGAGTATATCACGCGTCTGCGAATCTTCTCTCTCATTGGCAAAATCAGTGAGCCGCTGCATTTCCATGCCGATACTTTTTTTGGCCCGGGCGAACTTTTCAATTTCACCGGGAACCCGCGATTCTTCAACCGGTTCGGGATCAATGTTGATGTTGCCGCGGGTGTAGAGCCGGGCAACTCCCATTACCACCCCTTCAACGGCAGTAACACCTTTTACTACAGCATTGGACTCCTTTGAATTTCCTTCTTGCATATCGATTCCCGTCATTCGTGTATTGATTATTCTGATTCCGTATGGAAACTGTTTTCAAATAATGAAACCAGGCTGTTCATTGCTTCCTCTTCGTCAGGCCCTTCGGTCTCAAGTTCCAGTTCCGCACCTTTTTCAGCAGCAAGGGTCAGCAGACCCAAAATGCTTTTTCCGTTGATGCGATACCCATACATGTGAATATGAAAATCCGACTCAAAGCGTGATGCTTCCTTGACAATAATCGATGCAGGACGAGCATGAATGCCGGCATCGTTCTGCACAGTCACCTTTCTTTTGATCATGTTTCAATTGAATTCAATCCGTAATTCCAATGCGTAACTGTTGATCCGGTTACATGTTATTTTAGCAATCTCAAAGTTACACTTTGATCACACATTTTGTAACTTCTTTATTCAAAATAACAGATTTTCTGTTTTTATATGTTTTCCTGAACGCAAAATATAATTAATCGGCATGTCGGTTACTCTTGAAGATGTTACGTATATGGCCAACCTTGCACGTCTGCAGCTGACAGATGAAGAAGCGCAGGGGCTTGTCAAAGATATGAATGATATCCTGGAATACATGGAGCTTCTTGGACAGATCGATTCATCCGACGTTCCTCCGTTGGAACATGTTACCGATGTCGATTCCGGTCTGCGTCCCGACAAGGCTCTCACACCCCTTGATCATGAAGAAGCCCTGAAAAATGCTCCGGATGCTGACGCCGACTATTTCCGTGTACCGAGAGTGATAGACTGAGAAACAGCCTGAAATGGGAAAAAAGAAAAGAAAGAAAGCCGCACGGGAAACATCCCGCAGAACACGCAGAACAACCGAAAGCACAACAGGATCAGCCATCCGGGATTTTTGGGAAAACATCCCTCTGAAATATCAGCACCTGGTTGTCCTCCTTTTTCTGCTGATCATACCATCTTTCATCTTCAGTGAAGTCTACTTTGAGGGGCAGAAATTTGTCGGACATGACCGCCAGCAGTGGAGAGCTACGGCACAGTCCGTGATTGACTATCAGCAGGAAACCGGAGACGATGCGCTGTGGGCCACCAATATTTTCAGCGGGATGCCCTCCTACATCGTGCATTCCAACAAGACGTTTACCCACTTTGACAATGTCCTGCGAAGTGCCTTTTCCTCCATCTATATACCTCTCTTTCCGTTTATTTTCTGCACACTGGGCCTGCACCTGCTTTTCTGGCTGATGGGATACCGCCCCCTGGTGTCTGCTCTCGGGGCTCTGGCAATCTGTCTGACGACCTACATTCCCATCATTGTCGGAGCCGGGCACAACTCCAAGCTTATTGCCTACTCCTATATTCCGTGGGTCATGTCGGGATACTGGCTGCTATCGTACACGCGCCACCGGGTGACCGGCCTGTTCCTGTTTGCCTTCGCACTCAATTTCACACTGAGGGCGGAGCATGTGCAGGTTCTGTACTACTTTTTGTTCATTCTTGCGATCTGGTTTATTTATGACACGTACACATCGTACAGAAACAGTGTGATGCCCGATTGGGCAAAACGTGCATCGCTGATGGTTGCAGCGGGACTGCTGGCACTTGCCGCCAATACGCAGCCCTACTGGAGCATCTACGAATATTCCCCACACAGCATCCGGGGCGGATCTGAGCTGCAGGAAAACGGCCGCGAAGGGCTTGATATCGATTATGCCTTCGCCTGGTCCCAGGGGCGGTCCGAGCTGCTCACCCTGATCGTGCCCGGCAGCTTCGGCGGATCTTCGAT of Natronogracilivirga saccharolytica contains these proteins:
- a CDS encoding tail fiber domain-containing protein, which codes for MTSAQCQDYTRRAIYGFAGNTPNVAYGVTGRVEDAAVSIGVDGYALNGSMATYGVRGQGIGSSSYGGYFTGGLYVSGGIVEQSDARLKTNIRDLSEEKILSLIMKLQPKRYESLTESQLRSDGYPGTLTAEGEYLGLLAQDVENIFPYLVHEITHLLEDMNDAEETQNGSPDTVTTMGINYIGLIPVLVAGLQEQQEQIEELEARLETLERMMQQ
- the hpt gene encoding hypoxanthine phosphoribosyltransferase; protein product: MTFYEPESVVCNGSLFRLYITKKQLDERIAELGEQLNRDYKDKKPIFIGILNGAFIFLADLMRHVSIPCEVDFFKLSSYGDEKVSSGHVTERKDLDADVAGRHIILIEDIVDTGLSMKYMVDRIKEKDPASVSVVTLLHKPDATKHYVSVDYVGFQIPTLFVLGYGMDYAQEGRNLAQIYVIEDEADNGDVISGKKIGKTDSVDDNDE
- the tilS gene encoding tRNA lysidine(34) synthetase TilS, with the translated sequence MSQTEKTDPGDLVLQNIEQQGLDDNKDSWIVSVSGGSDSMVLLHILHEIAGFHVIAAHVNFRKRGEASAEDERLVRDYCSKKGIVLEVLDIENPERTGIEAGSAEDALPGMVAGSHESLSESMNRGNFQDSARKLRREFLESVRQKHSATFIATGHHRDDQLETIFQKIMRGAAVENWTGIKTRDDPWVRPMIDVTRKQILDYAANRNIPYRTDRSNLESDYARNMLRNQVFPKLLNLFPGWQDNLIRVPEFAGLHQEMLDFLTEKVTVLRPEDSSESVGNVRSSPGPKAMDRAAWLSLPERLRTAVARNWVRSQSGFAEWTRGDVLRLADLEHIETGQVVSVGRTISIIRDRDHFVIKQELQHTDEPEDQEPLPVTLNISGLGKRPVTIRGVQFSEAGFNPEIPENTLQLRRDVLPDQLILRYWQNGDRFIPFGMAGSQTVADHLANRKIASGQKKQTMVLASFDGSIFAVIFPHSLRKGEIGTIAEHARCNSEEQRVLFIQKT
- a CDS encoding biotin--[acetyl-CoA-carboxylase] ligase; this encodes MFDPASFHKLLKTGWLGRRFWYIRSIDSTNRYLHDMPARRLSHGLVCLADEQYDGKGQYGRRWSSTEGENLTFTIVLMPGEVQGLQLFSLALMYGLKQTVDTMASCDSRIKWPNDLCISGRKAGGVLTECRYNGKQIDRMLLGLGVNINQTTFPEHLQDTAASVAQFTGGQPLDRALFLAVLLNKLEPLLERTRDGDLDLIRDINRCIDGYGKWVSIEVDGKRGDTPVKVLGVNEYGHLLVLDANDDLKSFTHEQVRFDVTN
- a CDS encoding isoamylase early set domain-containing protein, which translates into the protein MIEKKFTPKRTICKVTFRVPEDWAEKEVAVVGDFNEWDTEANKLEQKNGSWETTLRLSPQSEYRFRYLLDGERWANDDSADGYATNPYGTEDSILVIGS
- the ptsP gene encoding phosphoenolpyruvate--protein phosphotransferase; protein product: MQEGNSKESNAVVKGVTAVEGVVMGVARLYTRGNINIDPEPVEESRVPGEIEKFARAKKSIGMEMQRLTDFANEREDSQTRDILSAQLEILNDPELDQMVQSHIEGKHIRAEKAVYDAFQYYIDLIKSSEKTFLVSRLSDLRDVRDRLINNIQQLAVIANFGKDAIIVTDDVSPLEVVTFARNGVRGIICNYGGLTSHASIIANAMGIPMVIDTKSATREAGDGDTVILDGYGQEVILRPDDSTSGSYRRAIKRHKEEEKLLRSVIDKPAETLCGKKISLQANIDFEDEVLNIEKYRADGIGLLRTDTLLMNAGPISMDGKRQEQFCQTAYSGSGSALVTIRLLDVGGDKLLDLKTREANPFLGWRGVRILLDRRELLRSQLKAICRVAGQQPGRTRILVPMISNMDELREVKTELESVQKQLAEKGTPIDKNIKLGVMVEVPSVALQVKHFAKEVDFFSIGTNDLTQYTLAVDRGNHLISDLYQPMHPAVLAFISMTVEAGDERDVPVAVCGELASDPFAAMVLVGLGVNELSMTPRLIPRVKQAIRLHTIREMGELARQVLASVSIKEIKKLKEEWQSAYEVKLREERASAARG
- a CDS encoding HPr family phosphocarrier protein, with amino-acid sequence MIKRKVTVQNDAGIHARPASIIVKEASRFESDFHIHMYGYRINGKSILGLLTLAAEKGAELELETEGPDEEEAMNSLVSLFENSFHTESE
- the gatC gene encoding Asp-tRNA(Asn)/Glu-tRNA(Gln) amidotransferase subunit GatC, whose protein sequence is MSVTLEDVTYMANLARLQLTDEEAQGLVKDMNDILEYMELLGQIDSSDVPPLEHVTDVDSGLRPDKALTPLDHEEALKNAPDADADYFRVPRVID